In one Brienomyrus brachyistius isolate T26 chromosome 7, BBRACH_0.4, whole genome shotgun sequence genomic region, the following are encoded:
- the LOC125745673 gene encoding uncharacterized protein KIAA1958 isoform X2, whose amino-acid sequence MAKRQTAKQGAETTMDDYLQTSAEDLSKLVSWAHSHGTICTVIPGLKHLLSGGSHGHLTAMWGCSAGHAYHWTLTAACGSRSKESVSEQDGHHGAASGMPPGSGERILGRASKVETHCVQVSESCDISNCSDPSEMDDNTEEYSSTLLDAACESSATDEDGDYERQLRYTARKRGSCKLSQGQAGFQRSEEGLWDSGVKKIKQEMPEDYYTVLGAQLTGSCDSGPSSLSVSRLGRQVALPHPPGMTSRLHMGGHKPPVTDPNAESPPHSPLPTSAAKALCGSAPCGQSRLLGNVASPSPVDALQRLDPGPSSGCSEAAHSPLAAMQLGGHAELMETVSSEDLMKCDGASLPYGDAEPSSATSNPELDVSGEPSAETSGSPTLFEIEKLKVLLQAEKKKSELMEETIKGLKQDKTLLQQELTKKAELICDFLQDQLSHRPEKRRPHVPSQPEPSGSSQHSGVFPDESVSFESPVLFDSFDEMDMRAGERQKTIKSSRKSREGENTRVRMKNVVGVIARYMTALQEFRRSVSMRVAFDRVGVDRNTISRTAAIAELSLAAPEVFHSLAPWDEKEETLAHYAIRCRQAMDDNIKAKIKVMKANGDLLPIVSK is encoded by the exons ATGGCGAAAAGGCAGACAGCCAAGCAG GGAGCTGAGACCACCATGGATGACTACTTGCAAACTTCTGCTGAAGATTTATCCAAACTGGTGAGCTGGGCACACAGCCATGGTACCATCTGCACTGTCATTCCTGGGCTAAAGCACTTGCTGAGTGGGGGGTCCCATGGCCACCTTACAGCCATGTGGGGGTGCAGCGCAGGGCACGCCTACCACTGGACGTTGACGGCTGCTTGTGGCTCCAGGTCGAAGGAGTCTGTTTCCGAGCAGGACGGCCACCATGGGGCCGCATCTGGCATGCCGCCTGGCTCTGGGGAAAGGATTTTGGGCAGGGCCTCCAAAGTGGAAACTCACTGTGTGCAAGTGAGTGAATCCTGTGACATTTCGAACTGCAGCGACCCGTCCGAGATGGACGACAACACCGAGGAGTACAGCAGCACGCTCCTCGACGCGGCCTGCGAGTCCTCGGCGACGGATGAAGATGGCGATTACGAGCGTCAGCTGCGTTATACGGCCAGAAAGAGGGGAAGCTGTAAGCTGTCACAGGGGCAGGCAGGCTTCCAAAGGTCGGAGGAGGGACTGTGGGATTCGGGGGTGAAGAAAATTAAGCAAGAGATGCCTGAGGACTATTACACTGTGCTGGGTGCCCAGCTGACTGGGTCTTGTGACAGCGGCCCTTCATCGCTTTCTGTGTCCCGGTTGGGCCGACAGGTTGCCCTGCCCCATCCACCAGGGATGACGTCCCGTCTGCACATGGGTGGTCACAAACCCCCCGTCACCGATCCGAACGCAGAGTCCCCTCCGCATTCGCCCCTCCCTACGTCTGCAGCCAAAGCCCTTTGCGGGTCGGCCCCGTGTGGACAAAGTAGGTTGCTGGGGAACGTTGCATCTCCTAGCCCGGTGGATGCTCTCCAGAGGCTGGACCCAGGCCCCAGTTCGGGATGCAGTGAGGCAGCACATAGCCCCCTCGCGGCCATGCAGCTGGGAGGTCACGCAGAGCTGATGGAGACTGTGTCCAGTGAGGACCTGATGAAGTGCGATGGTGCCTCCCTGCCATATGGAGATGCTGAGCCCTCCTCAGCCACCTCCAACCCGGAGCTGGACGTGAGCGGGGAGCCCAGCGCAGAAACTTCCG GTTCTCCTACTCTGTTTGAAATAGAGAAACTCAAAGTGTTGTTACaagcagaaaaaaagaaaagtgaaCTGATGGAAGAGACCATAAAAGGTCTTAAACAGGACAAAACGCTGCTCCAGCAGGAATTGACCAAAAAGGCGGAGTTAATCTGTGACTTCCTCCAAGATCAGCTGAGTCATCGTCCAG AAAAGCGAAGGCCTCATGTTCCCAGCCAGCCGGAGCCCAGCGGCTCCAGCCAGCACAGCGGCGTCTTCCCCGACGAGTCGGTGTCGTTCGAGTCGCCCGTGCTTTTCGATTCCTTCGACGAGATGGATATGCGTGCCGGTGAACGACAGAAGACCATCAAGAGCTCAAGGAAAAGTAGGGAAGGGGAAAATACTCGTGTTCGAA TGAAGAACGTAGTGGGTGTCATCGCAAGGTACATGACTGCGCTTCAGGAGTTCCGACGCAGCGTTTCCATGAGAGTCGCCTTTGACAGGGTTGGCGTGGATCGTAATACCATCTCCAGAACTGCCGCCATTGCCGAGCTGAGCTTGGCCGCCCCAGAGGTCTTCCACTCTCTGGCCCCCTGGGACGAAAAGGAGGAGACACTGGCTCACTATGCCATACGGTGTCGACAGGCCATGGACGACAACATAAAAGCTAAGATTAAAGTTATGAAGGCTAATGGAGACCTTCTGCCCATTGTCAGTAAATGA